The genomic interval AGCATCGTGGAGGCTATGGTTGATGTGAGAGTTGAGAGAATACTCGCTTTTATCCCGCTTCCCAGTCCGTCGGAAACGCTGACCACTATTTTTTCACTCTCTCTCTTGACCTTTATCGAGTCTCCACACACCTCTTCGCCTTTTTTGTTCTTCGAGGCAAAAAAGACATCACAGGTCAGCATTTTCTCCCTCCATGAACCTCTTCAGCTCCATGAAACTGCTCTTGGTTTCCGCGATGGATTCACCGAGTATCCCAGCAATTTCTTGAGCGATTCTCATTTGTTTGTTCAGCATTTCTTCGACCTTTCTGAGTGTTTCCTTTTTTACCTTGTCGAGCTCTTCGTCTTTCAGTTTTTCCTGCGTAATATCCACTAGCATGATGACTTCTTCTCCATCCTCGAGAGAAAATTCCTTCACAAAGAAGAATCTCTTCCCTTCGATGTTGAGAGTTTCTCCCACAGAGCCCTTCGCACATTCCAGGATCCCAGGATCCTTCTGGATCAGTTCCCCAGCTACCCTGTTTCTGTAGATCACTTTTTCGTCTTTCAAAACGAATACAGCGTTTGGAGATTCTTCAACGACTCTGTAACTGGAAGATTTGACCAGATCAAGCAGGTACACAAAGCACATCTCCTTTTCCGCTTTTCCAAGGACCACGGCCCTGGCTTTTTCACGGCACGAATCGTATCCACACGCACCGCAGTTCAACTCTTTGGACGGATCGTCTTTTCCTATGGACACGAGAACCTTTTTTATTTCCTCTTCTGGAACTTCCACGTTCCTGGACTTGTTTCTGTAGCTCCTGAAGGTATCGATCTTGAGGTGATTCACCTTCGGTTCTTTTGGGAGTTTCTTCTGCCATTCAAGAAGCCTTTCTTTTCCGTTGCTTTTTTTCTTCATCACAGGTCCGTTCAAACAGCTGCCGTAGCATGCGGAAGCCTCTATGAAAACACTTTTGTATTCATCTATCCTGGAAAAGACTCTCATCAGGTTTTCGATACCTTCAACCACGAGCTTTTTTTCCCATGGGACAGAAACGGTGTAGCCTATACCGTCCGTTGTCGGATAAAACCGAGCCCTGTCTGGATACGGACCGTCCGGAAGAGCTTCTTTTCCTTCTCTTTCTTCGAGGATCTCCTCGAGTTCTTCGAAGGTGAGTGCAACGTCAACGAGGTCGCTTTCGGATTTCTTTGCTATGCATGGTCCAACAAACACAATTGGGAAGTCACCGTATCGTGTCTTCAAAAACTTCGCGTGCGCCATCAGAGGAGAATCAACAGGTGCAAAATATTTCAAAACATTAGGAAAATGTTTCTCAGCGAGATTAACAACCACGGGACAGGCAGTTGTTATGAGGGGACCAGGGTGTTTTTCAAAGACCTCTTCGTACCTTCTGGAAACGATCTCCGCACCCACGGCTGTTTCCTGAACAACCACAGCACCCATCTCTTTCAAAATACCGATAACTCTCAGAGGATTTTCAAAGTAAGCGAAAAACGACGGTGCTATGGAAACAAGAAACGGTCTGGACAAACTCAGAAATCTTCCAACGTCTTTCCGATAGCTTCTTGCATTCTGAGGACAGATATCTAAACATAACCCGCAAAAAACACATTCTTCTTCTAAAACTGTTGATTTTCCCGATTTGAAAGATATGGCTTTAACAGGACAGTTTCTCAAGCACTTGTAGCAGTATCTGCAATCCGTTTCTCTCGAGAATATGAGTTCAGCCATTTTGAAGCACCCTCTTTAGAATTTCCTCAGCATTTTCAGGAGTTACTCTGCTGAACAGTTGTCCATCGATTTCAACGCAGACTCCCTGAGAGCAGTTTCCGAAACACAATGAACCGTACAGCTTGAAGTTGTATTTCTTTTGAAGCTCTTGAAATCTCCTGACAACCTCGTAAGATCCCTTCAAATGACAAGAACTCCCCATACATACTCTCACAATCATGTCCATCGTTCCTTTCAAATCGTGAACCTTTTCACGTTATATTTTTCACTATTTTTCAGGAGAAGTCAAGGGAGTGATATATGTTGTTACCTACTTCACAAGTTTTGTAAACAAACTGATTCACTAAAAAGAAAACTATTGGTAAAGCACTTGAAATATATGACTGTAAAAACGTGATATAATAGACTTGGCTTTTAATCTAATCCCTCCATACAATGTTTTTCTTCCAGATAAAATCCGCGAATAAAAGTTAAGGAGGTGAAACGCATGGTCAAGGTCCTGATCCTCGGACAGGGCTACGTTGCCAGTACATTCGTTGCCGGACTTGAAAAGCTCAGGAAAGGGGAAATAGAACCTTACGGAGTGCCCCTTGCAAGGGAACTTCCCATCGACTTTAAAGACATCAAGATTGTGGGAAGCTACGACGTGGACAGAGCGAAGATTGGAAAGAAACTGAGCGAAGTGGTGAAGCAGTACTGGAACGATGTTGACTCGCTGACGAGTGATCCTGAGATTCGCAAAGGAGTACACCTTGGAAGCGTGAGGAACCTCCCCATCGAAGCTGAAGGTCTCGAAGACAGCATGACTCTGAAGGAAGCGGTTGACACTCTTGTCAAGGAATGGACAGAACTCGATCCCGATGTGATCGTGAACACCTGTACCACGGAGGCTTTCATACCCTTCGGGAACAAAGAAGATCTTCTGAAAGCTATCGAAAACAACGACAAAGAGAGACTCACTGCAACTCAGGTGTACGCTTACGCGGCGGCTCTGTACGCGAACAAGCGTGGAGGGGCGGCTTTTGTGAACGTTATTCCGACCTTCATAGCGAACGACCCGGCTTTCGTTGAGCTCGCGAAAGAGAACAACCTCGTCGTTTTCGGAGACGACGGTGCTACCGGTGCCACACCGTTCACAGCGGACGTTCTCAGCCATCTTGCCCAGAGAAACAGGTACGTCAAAGATGTTGCGCAGTTCAACATAGGAGGAAACATGGACTTTCTAGCGCTCACAGACGATGGAAAGAACAAGAGTAAAGAATTCACCAAGTCCAGTATAGTGAAGGACATTCTCGGTTACGATGCACCGCATTACATAAAACCTACAGGGTATCTTGAACCACTTGGAGATAAAAAGTTCATAGCCATTCACATCGAGTACGTGAGTTTCAACGGTGCTACAGATGAGCTCATGATAAACGGAAGAATAAACGACAGCCCGGCTCTTGGAGGTCTCCTTGTTGACCTTGTGAGACTCGGAAAGATCGCACTCGACAGGAAGGAGTTCGGAACGGTCTACCCAGTGAACGCCTTCTACATGAAAAACCCGGGACCGGCGGAAGAAAAGAACATCCCAAGAATCATCGCTTACGAGAAGATGAGAATCTGGGCGGGATTGAAACCGAAGTGGCTGTGAGGGGCTTGAGCCCCTCATTTCTTTTCGTGGGGGTGATTCTGTGAGAGAGGCCGTTGTGCTGGCTTCCGGAGTTGGAAAAAGACTCAGATCGGTTACCGGAGACGTTCCGAAGGTCTTTTACAGGTTCGACAGTTGTGAACTCGTGAAGTATCCAATGATCTCCCTGATGAAAAACGGTGTTGAAAGATTCGTTCTTGTCGTCTCAGAGGGCTACAGAGATCTTGGAGAGAAGGTTCTGAATGATCTGAGTGTTGAGGGAGTTGTCGTTGAGAACAAAAAGGTGGAACTCGGCAACGCGTATTCTTTCTTCCTGAGTGAACCTTACGTGGAGAGCGAGAAATTCTTTCTCTCGTGTGGCGATTCTCTCTTTCCACCTGAGGCACTGAAAAGTGCTTTCAGTGAGGATGAATTCCATATAAAACTCGGTGTGAGTAAGAGAAGTGACCTGATAGATCCTGAAGAGGCGAGTAAAGTTCTGGTAAATGAAGATCGGATCGTTAAAATCGGAAAGAGAATCAATGAGTACAACTATTTCGATACAGGTGTTTTTGTGATGACGAAAGAGGTGTACAGGCTCAAGGAGAGTTTTTCGTGGACTGAGGAAATTTCTCTGTACCATGTGCTGCAGAAGGCAGTTGACACGGGAATGATCGTTAAGGTGTTCGATTTT from Thermotoga sp. Mc24 carries:
- a CDS encoding sugar phosphate nucleotidyltransferase; its protein translation is MREAVVLASGVGKRLRSVTGDVPKVFYRFDSCELVKYPMISLMKNGVERFVLVVSEGYRDLGEKVLNDLSVEGVVVENKKVELGNAYSFFLSEPYVESEKFFLSCGDSLFPPEALKSAFSEDEFHIKLGVSKRSDLIDPEEASKVLVNEDRIVKIGKRINEYNYFDTGVFVMTKEVYRLKESFSWTEEISLYHVLQKAVDTGMIVKVFDFGNALWTEIDSSDDLNEKVYELMKKIKEGVAC
- a CDS encoding [Fe-Fe] hydrogenase large subunit C-terminal domain-containing protein; this translates as MAELIFSRETDCRYCYKCLRNCPVKAISFKSGKSTVLEEECVFCGLCLDICPQNARSYRKDVGRFLSLSRPFLVSIAPSFFAYFENPLRVIGILKEMGAVVVQETAVGAEIVSRRYEEVFEKHPGPLITTACPVVVNLAEKHFPNVLKYFAPVDSPLMAHAKFLKTRYGDFPIVFVGPCIAKKSESDLVDVALTFEELEEILEEREGKEALPDGPYPDRARFYPTTDGIGYTVSVPWEKKLVVEGIENLMRVFSRIDEYKSVFIEASACYGSCLNGPVMKKKSNGKERLLEWQKKLPKEPKVNHLKIDTFRSYRNKSRNVEVPEEEIKKVLVSIGKDDPSKELNCGACGYDSCREKARAVVLGKAEKEMCFVYLLDLVKSSSYRVVEESPNAVFVLKDEKVIYRNRVAGELIQKDPGILECAKGSVGETLNIEGKRFFFVKEFSLEDGEEVIMLVDITQEKLKDEELDKVKKETLRKVEEMLNKQMRIAQEIAGILGESIAETKSSFMELKRFMEGENADL
- a CDS encoding inositol-3-phosphate synthase; translated protein: MVKVLILGQGYVASTFVAGLEKLRKGEIEPYGVPLARELPIDFKDIKIVGSYDVDRAKIGKKLSEVVKQYWNDVDSLTSDPEIRKGVHLGSVRNLPIEAEGLEDSMTLKEAVDTLVKEWTELDPDVIVNTCTTEAFIPFGNKEDLLKAIENNDKERLTATQVYAYAAALYANKRGGAAFVNVIPTFIANDPAFVELAKENNLVVFGDDGATGATPFTADVLSHLAQRNRYVKDVAQFNIGGNMDFLALTDDGKNKSKEFTKSSIVKDILGYDAPHYIKPTGYLEPLGDKKFIAIHIEYVSFNGATDELMINGRINDSPALGGLLVDLVRLGKIALDRKEFGTVYPVNAFYMKNPGPAEEKNIPRIIAYEKMRIWAGLKPKWL
- a CDS encoding NAD(P)H-dependent oxidoreductase subunit E, translated to MIVRVCMGSSCHLKGSYEVVRRFQELQKKYNFKLYGSLCFGNCSQGVCVEIDGQLFSRVTPENAEEILKRVLQNG